From the genome of Deinococcus sp. AJ005, one region includes:
- a CDS encoding SDR family oxidoreductase, producing the protein MTLTQPVARTHFDFSGCRALVTGAGKGIGREIVALLAGCGAEVVAISRDAGDLESLSAETGCEVIVADLADAEAARHAAEEAGPVDLLVNNAGISILQSFLDTTPEAFDQTQAVNVRAAMIVGQVVARGLIGRGAAGAIVNVSSQSSSVGLPNHAAYCASKGALDQLTRVMAIELGPHGIRVNAVNPTVTLTPMGAMAWGDPVKSAPMLSRIPLGRFAQPRDVAQAVAYLLSDAAGMVNGVMLPVDGGFLSN; encoded by the coding sequence ATGACCTTAACCCAGCCAGTAGCCAGGACGCACTTTGATTTCTCTGGATGCCGCGCGCTGGTCACGGGCGCAGGCAAGGGCATTGGCCGCGAAATCGTGGCGTTACTGGCCGGATGCGGCGCGGAAGTGGTGGCCATCAGCCGCGACGCGGGCGATCTGGAAAGCCTGAGCGCTGAAACGGGCTGCGAGGTAATTGTTGCCGATCTGGCCGATGCTGAAGCCGCCCGTCACGCTGCTGAGGAAGCCGGGCCAGTTGATCTGCTGGTGAACAACGCGGGCATCTCTATCCTGCAATCTTTTCTGGACACCACGCCCGAAGCCTTTGACCAGACGCAGGCGGTCAACGTTCGCGCGGCCATGATCGTGGGTCAGGTGGTGGCGCGCGGATTGATCGGGCGTGGGGCGGCGGGCGCAATCGTCAACGTGTCCAGCCAGTCGTCTTCCGTGGGCCTGCCCAACCACGCCGCCTACTGCGCTTCAAAGGGCGCACTGGACCAACTGACTCGTGTGATGGCGATTGAGCTGGGGCCGCACGGTATCCGCGTTAATGCTGTGAATCCTACCGTCACCCTGACGCCGATGGGCGCGATGGCCTGGGGTGACCCAGTAAAAAGTGCCCCGATGCTTTCGCGTATTCCCCTGGGCCGTTTTGCCCAGCCGCGCGACGTGGCGCAGGCCGTGGCATACCTGCTCAGCGACGCGGCGGGCATGGTCAACGGAGTCATGCTGCCGGTGGACGGGGGATTTCTGAGCAACTGA